Genomic window (Streptosporangium brasiliense):
AGCTTCAGCTTGTCGTTGACACGCTTGTCGACCCCGGCGAGCCCGGCGTCGAGATCCTTGACCGAGCCCTTCTCCCACTGGTGCATGAACTCCTGGATCGCCTCCTGGTTGAAGGAGCTGTTGACACTGGAGGGCACCGTGCTCGTCTTGGGGTGGCCGAAGATGTCGATGAAGGTCTGGAAGTTCTCGTCCTTCTTCAGGTCCGGAGACTCCAGCGAGGCCTTGGTGGTCGGGACGTTGCGCAGGGCGTTGGACAGGGTGACCAGGGCGGTGGTGTCGGTGGTCAGATACTTCACCAGCTCCCAGGCGGCCTGCGGGTTCTTGGCGCCCTTGGGCACGCCGATCACGGTGCCGGCGGTGAAGCCGCTGCCGTACAGCTCGGGCTTGTCATCGGCGACGGGGAGCGGCGCGGTGCCGTAGTCGAGGCTCCCGGCCTCGTTGGCGATCATGGCGTTGCGCCACTCGCCGTCGAGCACCATGGCGACCTTGCCCTTGTAGAACGGGTGGTCGGCCGACCACTCCTGGCCCAGGCTCTTGCGGAACTTGTCGAGCTTGTCGTAGCCGTACCAGTCGACGAGCTCCTTCTGCCAGCGCAGGAGCTGCTTCCAGGCCGGGTCGGAGCCGATCGCCGAGGTGCCGTCCGGGTTGTACCACTTGGCGCCGACCATGGGGGCCAGGTGCGAGGCGGTGTTCTCGTAGTACTCGAAGCTCGGGATGAAACCGGCGACCTTGATGGTCCCGTCCGCGTCGCGGACGGTGAGCTTCTTGGTGAGCTCGGTCAGCTCCGACAGCGTCTTGGGAGGCTGGCTGCCCTTCATCAGGGCCTTGTTGTAGTAGAGCCCGTAGGCGTCGGCCAGCAGCGGCATCACGCAGCGCCTGCCCTCGAACTCGGTGTAGGAGCGCGAGGCCTCCGGCAGCACCGACAGGTCGATGCCGTCCTGCCGGATCACCTGGGTGAGATCCTGGAACGTTCCGCTCTTGCACCACTGGGCCACGTTGTCGGTGGTGAAGGAGGAGGCGACGTCCGGGGCCTTCCCGCCGCGCACCGCCTGGGTGATCTGGTCGTCCTGGACTCCCTTGACCAGTTTGACGGTGATCTGCGGGAACTTCTGGCGGAACCCGGCGATGGCGTCCTCGAACGCCTTCACCTCGGCGGGCGCCGAGAATCCGTGCCACAGCTCAAGGGCGGTGGCGGGCAGGGACGCCGAGCCCGAGGGTTTGGACTGGGTCCCGAGCGCGGGCGCGCTCTCCTTGCCCGCGGTGCAGGCGGTCAGGGCCGCGGCCGTGAGGGCGGCCGTGGCGAAGGTGAGAAAGCGTCGGTGCACGACGGCTGCCTCCTTGCGTGTGGGGGGAATCACGAGAGGACGGGGGGTCGGGGACGGGGATCGGGTGATCAGGAGGGGACGGTGGAGCCGAAGACCTCGTCGCGGGTGGCGGCGAGGGCGAGGTCGAGGGCCCCGGCCAGGACGGGGTTGCCCTCGACGGTCGACAGCAGCAGGGGTGGCCGGGGGATGGTGAGGGCGTGCAGCTCGTGCTCGACGAGCTCGCGCAGTGTCTCGCCGCCGGCCAGGAGGGTGCCGCCGGTCAGCACGATGATCTCGGGGTCGATGACCGAGGTGATCGAGGCCAGGCCGATCGCCAGCCGGGCGGCGATGTCGCGCAGCCCGGCGCGGGCGTCGTCGGCGCGCCTGCCGGTGGACTGCGAGGTCTGCACGGCGTTCCGCACGGCCTGCGCGGGGGTGGTGCCGCGCAGGCCGTAGGACCTGAGGATCTTGAGTACGGCGGGGCCTCCGGTGAGGGCCTGGTAGCCGTGGTTGGCGTAGCGCCCCGCCTCGCGGGCCGTGGGCGCGCCGGGGGCGGGCATGTAGCCGACCTCGCCGGCGCCGCCGGTGGCGCCCCGGTGCAGCCGGCCGCCCAGCACCAGTGCCGAGCCGAGCCCCTCGTCGGCCCAGAGCAGCACGAAGTCCGGGTGGCCCTGGGCCACGCCGTGCGCCTGCTCCGCCTGGGCGACGAGGTTGACGTTGTTCTCGACGGCGATCTGGAGGCCGAGCCCCCCGCTGAGGGTGGGCACCAGGT
Coding sequences:
- a CDS encoding extracellular solute-binding protein; its protein translation is MHRRFLTFATAALTAAALTACTAGKESAPALGTQSKPSGSASLPATALELWHGFSAPAEVKAFEDAIAGFRQKFPQITVKLVKGVQDDQITQAVRGGKAPDVASSFTTDNVAQWCKSGTFQDLTQVIRQDGIDLSVLPEASRSYTEFEGRRCVMPLLADAYGLYYNKALMKGSQPPKTLSELTELTKKLTVRDADGTIKVAGFIPSFEYYENTASHLAPMVGAKWYNPDGTSAIGSDPAWKQLLRWQKELVDWYGYDKLDKFRKSLGQEWSADHPFYKGKVAMVLDGEWRNAMIANEAGSLDYGTAPLPVADDKPELYGSGFTAGTVIGVPKGAKNPQAAWELVKYLTTDTTALVTLSNALRNVPTTKASLESPDLKKDENFQTFIDIFGHPKTSTVPSSVNSSFNQEAIQEFMHQWEKGSVKDLDAGLAGVDKRVNDKLKLSGG
- a CDS encoding ROK family transcriptional regulator; the encoded protein is MTQPTPGTPSLLRAINDRAALHALLERGALTRPEIGALTGLSKPTASQLLARLQEAGLVVLDGIREGLPGRTAEVYRLNPAAAHVAALDVTPAHIDVRVADITGTVIGEHRLPTPGRAAGDVVERVRAALEGAGAPADLRRAVIGVQGALDPGTGRLGYATSKDMPGWHIPDLVPTLSGGLGLQIAVENNVNLVAQAEQAHGVAQGHPDFVLLWADEGLGSALVLGGRLHRGATGGAGEVGYMPAPGAPTAREAGRYANHGYQALTGGPAVLKILRSYGLRGTTPAQAVRNAVQTSQSTGRRADDARAGLRDIAARLAIGLASITSVIDPEIIVLTGGTLLAGGETLRELVEHELHALTIPRPPLLLSTVEGNPVLAGALDLALAATRDEVFGSTVPS